In one Mucilaginibacter sp. PAMB04168 genomic region, the following are encoded:
- a CDS encoding L-serine ammonia-lyase → MQREQISVFDIFKIGIGPSSSHTLGPWRAAQQFVQLLQQQSALNEVVQIKILLYGSLAKTGKGHGTDIAILLGLSGYDPVTFPVDQLDNRIEEIQRLHQLQLGGSHQVSFFTEDDLLFLYSQSLPFHPNAVTFQAFLSSGKAVSETYYSIGGGFVVKEGAESNCVTEVDLPFPIDTADELLHWCRKTGLKISEVVMENELAWRPEAKTKEGVLEIFRVIKECIYRGCHTTGYLPGGLNVARRAAGLNGRLIGNRDYHNFNEWVNMVRQTGNGFQNILDWVSCFALSVNEENASFGRVVTAPTNGAAGVIPAVLMYYIAFCDGFSDERIIQFLLTASEIGCIFKKGATISAAMGGCQAEIGVSSAMAAAALTECLGGSQRQVLMAAEIAMEHHLGLTCDPIGGLVQVPCIERNTMGAIKAITASQLALQSNPDNAKVSLDAVVKTMWQTALDMNSKYKETSDGGLAINIPISLPEC, encoded by the coding sequence ATGCAACGAGAGCAGATTTCTGTATTTGATATCTTTAAGATTGGTATTGGCCCATCCAGTTCACACACGCTTGGCCCCTGGCGTGCCGCGCAGCAGTTTGTACAGCTTTTGCAGCAACAGTCCGCTTTGAACGAGGTGGTTCAAATTAAAATATTATTGTACGGCTCGCTGGCTAAAACGGGTAAGGGGCATGGTACCGATATTGCCATACTGCTCGGCTTAAGCGGGTATGATCCGGTAACTTTTCCGGTAGACCAGCTGGATAACCGCATTGAAGAAATTCAACGTTTACACCAGCTTCAGCTGGGCGGCAGTCACCAGGTTAGTTTTTTTACAGAAGACGACTTGTTATTCTTGTACAGCCAAAGTCTGCCCTTTCATCCTAATGCAGTTACCTTTCAGGCATTTTTAAGCAGCGGCAAGGCTGTTTCCGAAACGTACTACTCCATAGGTGGCGGCTTTGTAGTTAAAGAGGGGGCCGAAAGCAATTGTGTAACGGAAGTAGACTTACCTTTTCCTATTGATACGGCCGACGAACTGTTGCACTGGTGCCGCAAAACAGGCCTGAAAATATCGGAAGTGGTGATGGAGAACGAGCTGGCCTGGCGCCCCGAGGCTAAAACCAAAGAAGGCGTGCTTGAAATCTTCAGGGTGATTAAAGAATGTATTTACAGGGGATGCCACACAACGGGTTATTTACCAGGAGGCCTGAACGTAGCCCGGAGAGCCGCCGGCCTTAACGGCAGGCTTATTGGTAACCGCGACTACCATAATTTTAACGAGTGGGTAAATATGGTACGCCAAACAGGTAACGGTTTTCAGAACATACTTGATTGGGTAAGCTGCTTTGCGCTGTCAGTAAATGAAGAAAATGCATCATTTGGCCGCGTGGTTACAGCCCCTACCAATGGTGCTGCCGGTGTGATACCTGCGGTATTGATGTATTACATTGCTTTTTGCGATGGCTTTAGCGATGAGCGCATCATTCAGTTTTTGCTGACAGCATCTGAGATAGGATGTATATTCAAAAAAGGCGCCACCATATCGGCAGCGATGGGTGGTTGTCAAGCTGAGATTGGTGTATCTTCAGCAATGGCGGCTGCGGCCTTAACAGAGTGCCTGGGCGGTTCGCAAAGGCAGGTATTGATGGCAGCCGAAATAGCCATGGAACATCACCTTGGCCTTACTTGCGACCCCATTGGCGGACTGGTGCAGGTGCCCTGCATTGAACGTAATACCATGGGTGCTATAAAAGCAATTACCGCCTCGCAACTGGCACTGCAAAGTAATCCCGACAATGCAAAAGTAAGCTTAGATGCCGTGGTAAAAACCATGTGGCAAACCGCGCTTGATATGAACTCCAAATACAAAGAAACTTCTGATGGCGGTTTGGCCATTAATATACCTATAAGCTTGCCAGAGTGTTAA
- a CDS encoding CD225/dispanin family protein has protein sequence MEQPPFSQQPFSQAPMPRPKNWLVESILVTLFCCLPLGIVGIVNAASVNSRYDAGDYNGALAASQAAGKWTKIGFGIGIVFIILYVILVFVIGIGGGLAGYR, from the coding sequence ATGGAACAACCTCCTTTTTCTCAGCAACCTTTCTCACAGGCTCCTATGCCACGCCCTAAAAACTGGCTGGTGGAATCAATCCTGGTAACTTTATTTTGCTGCTTGCCATTGGGCATTGTAGGCATTGTAAACGCAGCCAGCGTAAACAGCCGTTATGATGCCGGCGATTACAATGGCGCTTTAGCAGCATCGCAGGCTGCCGGTAAATGGACTAAAATTGGTTTCGGTATTGGTATAGTATTTATTATATTATATGTTATTTTAGTATTTGTAATAGGTATTGGCGGCGGATTGGCCGGATACAGATAA
- a CDS encoding DUF2752 domain-containing protein, with product MKKLYFALTALAVVFLLWLYYNYNPAKYSFFLQCPFHKLTGLDCPGCGSQRAVFCLLHGDVKGAIHQNLLLVASLPFLAIQAGYRTKSWLTKKDHKWPLLYHKVTPVVVGVITVAYFIIRNLPTYPFKH from the coding sequence TTGAAAAAGCTATACTTTGCATTAACAGCACTGGCCGTTGTGTTTTTGCTGTGGCTGTATTACAATTACAACCCGGCAAAGTATAGCTTTTTTTTACAGTGCCCCTTTCATAAACTTACCGGGTTAGATTGCCCGGGCTGCGGCTCGCAAAGGGCGGTATTTTGTTTACTTCATGGCGATGTAAAAGGTGCCATACATCAAAACTTGCTGTTAGTTGCCAGCTTGCCTTTCCTGGCCATACAGGCCGGTTATAGAACTAAAAGCTGGCTAACAAAAAAAGACCATAAATGGCCTTTACTTTACCACAAGGTTACCCCGGTGGTGGTTGGCGTAATTACAGTTGCTTACTTCATCATTCGCAATTTGCCCACTTATCCTTTTAAGCACTAA
- a CDS encoding RDD family protein, with the protein MQTVTIHTSQNIDIDYEVASLGDRILARLVDIALFIIIMIMLVIIAIASNYKTLGDVVIGLVIGTYFTLYVFYDLACEIFLNGQSIGKRVMKIKVVSLDGAQPSIGQYLLRWLFRIVDFSLTSDLCALITVAVSDKKQRVGDIVANTTLIKTEPRTQMDQVAFAPVDQGYEPVYKEATQLNDRDIELMHEVINTYMQTGNTTVVYNMAAKVKEHLSVETKPFMDDLQFLQTLIKDYNHIVATSDSNFSA; encoded by the coding sequence ATGCAAACCGTTACCATACACACCTCCCAAAATATCGATATTGACTATGAAGTAGCCAGCCTTGGCGATCGTATACTGGCTCGTTTGGTAGATATAGCTTTGTTTATAATTATAATGATTATGCTGGTTATTATTGCCATAGCCAGTAATTATAAAACGCTGGGTGACGTTGTTATTGGGCTTGTAATTGGTACTTATTTTACACTGTATGTGTTTTATGATCTGGCTTGCGAAATTTTTTTGAATGGACAGAGTATTGGCAAACGGGTGATGAAGATTAAGGTAGTAAGTTTAGATGGTGCGCAGCCCAGCATTGGGCAATACTTGTTGCGCTGGCTTTTCCGGATTGTAGATTTTAGCTTAACCTCCGATCTTTGCGCGCTTATCACTGTAGCTGTATCTGACAAAAAACAGCGTGTGGGCGATATTGTAGCCAATACCACGCTAATTAAAACTGAGCCACGTACACAAATGGATCAGGTAGCCTTCGCGCCGGTTGATCAGGGCTATGAGCCTGTTTATAAGGAAGCTACGCAGTTAAATGACAGGGATATAGAATTAATGCATGAAGTCATTAATACTTACATGCAAACCGGCAACACCACGGTTGTGTATAACATGGCCGCAAAAGTAAAGGAGCATTTGAGTGTGGAAACGAAACCTTTTATGGACGATCTGCAATTTTTGCAAACCTTAATTAAAGATTATAACCACATTGTTGCCACAAGCGATAGTAATTTTAGTGCTTAA
- a CDS encoding stage II sporulation protein M, producing MREPLFVKQNTAKWKTFEQGITGTPDELADRFIQITDDLAYAKTFYPKSKTTAYLNGLAANLHQSIYKNKKVKKNRFKLFWKYELPLLFKTHEKPLLYSFIFFIVFSLLGALSAKYDDQFVQLILGPEYVNMTNENIAKGDPFGVYKSSNEFYMFFRITMNNIFVSFVTFVAGVFGSAGTVFFLLKNGIMLGSFEYYFFSKGLGWQSILVIWIHGTIEISSIIIAGGAGLVVGNSLLFPKTYNRITSFKNGAKDGMKIVIGLLPLFVTAGFFESFVTRHTEMPLWLSLTILGGSLAFMVWYVIIYPNQLYTNKTLHATAEH from the coding sequence ATGCGCGAACCCTTGTTTGTAAAGCAAAACACTGCTAAATGGAAAACCTTTGAGCAGGGTATAACCGGCACGCCCGATGAGCTGGCCGACCGCTTTATACAAATAACCGACGACCTGGCTTATGCCAAAACCTTTTACCCTAAATCAAAAACAACAGCTTATTTAAACGGACTGGCGGCTAATCTGCACCAATCCATCTACAAAAACAAAAAGGTAAAGAAAAACCGCTTCAAACTTTTTTGGAAGTACGAGTTGCCGCTGCTTTTCAAAACACATGAAAAGCCATTGCTTTATTCCTTTATCTTCTTTATTGTTTTTTCGTTACTGGGCGCTTTATCTGCCAAGTACGACGACCAGTTTGTACAGCTCATTTTGGGCCCCGAGTACGTAAATATGACCAATGAGAACATAGCCAAAGGTGATCCATTCGGTGTTTACAAATCAAGCAATGAGTTCTATATGTTCTTTCGCATTACGATGAATAACATATTTGTATCCTTTGTTACGTTTGTGGCAGGCGTGTTTGGTTCGGCAGGCACGGTGTTCTTTCTACTCAAAAATGGTATCATGCTCGGCTCATTTGAGTACTATTTTTTTAGCAAGGGTTTAGGCTGGCAGTCTATACTGGTTATATGGATACACGGCACCATCGAAATATCTTCTATTATAATAGCCGGAGGAGCCGGCTTGGTTGTGGGTAACAGCCTGCTTTTCCCTAAAACTTATAATCGTATCACATCCTTTAAAAATGGCGCAAAGGATGGCATGAAGATCGTTATCGGCCTATTGCCGTTATTTGTAACAGCGGGCTTTTTTGAAAGCTTTGTAACCCGCCATACCGAAATGCCTTTGTGGTTAAGCCTAACTATATTGGGCGGCTCCTTGGCTTTTATGGTATGGTATGTAATTATTTATCCTAACCAATTGTATACAAACAAAACCTTACATGCAACAGCAGAACATTGA
- a CDS encoding DUF4129 domain-containing protein, with amino-acid sequence MRFLYLLLLLFIPFATVKAGQSVKLVPIAKTKAKAVLRTDSSVVQVRHFDAAQLARLKQKPDFRYDEEASGPSLWTRFWRWFWHLFTMPKFKPETNILFTVLKYFFIALGIAAIAFIILRLVGVDVTGLFKRKPADASVPYEETLENIHEINFDTDIDKAIAQHNYRLAVRLLYLRSLKQLNDAGLINWQIDKTNAAYIEELTNPEQREAFTVLTRQFEFVWYGEFMINNSAFQNISALFGNFKQTLS; translated from the coding sequence ATGCGCTTTCTGTACTTACTGCTACTTCTTTTTATACCTTTTGCAACCGTTAAGGCGGGCCAATCTGTAAAACTGGTGCCTATAGCTAAAACTAAGGCCAAAGCCGTACTCCGTACCGATAGTTCGGTAGTACAAGTACGGCATTTTGATGCAGCACAGTTGGCCCGGCTCAAACAAAAGCCCGATTTTAGGTATGATGAAGAAGCCTCAGGCCCATCACTCTGGACCCGCTTTTGGCGCTGGTTCTGGCATCTGTTTACTATGCCTAAATTCAAGCCCGAAACCAATATACTGTTCACTGTATTAAAATACTTTTTTATTGCCTTGGGCATAGCTGCCATTGCATTTATTATTCTGAGGCTGGTAGGTGTTGATGTAACCGGCCTGTTTAAGCGTAAGCCTGCAGATGCCAGCGTGCCGTACGAGGAGACGCTTGAAAACATCCATGAGATAAACTTTGATACCGATATTGACAAGGCCATTGCTCAGCACAACTATCGTTTAGCCGTGAGGCTGCTTTACCTGCGCTCATTAAAACAGCTCAATGATGCAGGTTTGATAAACTGGCAAATCGATAAAACCAATGCCGCCTATATTGAAGAGTTAACCAACCCTGAACAGCGTGAGGCTTTCACTGTACTTACACGCCAGTTTGAGTTTGTGTGGTATGGTGAATTTATGATCAACAATTCGGCATTTCAAAACATCAGTGCCTTATTTGGTAACTTTAAACAAACCCTGTCATGA
- a CDS encoding DUF4350 domain-containing protein, producing the protein MKDFKVITWIGAILLAAYLIAEYNKPKPVNWQSTLSYGDKIPFGTYVLHQQLVNLYPTGKVIRTNEPLYNALHQKNLQGNYFIIAKTIDLTKYDYAELVKFIKAGNNVFMSAFVWDGILPDTLKLHTNAEYGKSNVAVNLANPQLKRAANYTFQRDICNQYFSRFDTAHAVVLGQNSMKHANYLSFAFGKGHLYLSANPQLFTNYSLLSDQGADYAAKALSYLPAAANVYWDQYQNKDIPFDNSPLRVIFSHDSLRWAYYISLITALVYIIYEAKRRQRIILVIEPLRNNTLDFVNVVGQVYYEQRDNSNIAHKKITYLLEHWRTAYYLKTSVLNKEFTDALANKTGIEPAFARELVNLINYTHVQHKVTDSELIALNQAIENFYSQTGK; encoded by the coding sequence ATGAAAGATTTTAAAGTAATCACATGGATAGGGGCTATATTGTTGGCGGCGTACTTAATAGCCGAGTATAACAAACCCAAGCCGGTAAACTGGCAGTCTACCTTGTCATACGGCGATAAAATTCCGTTTGGTACTTACGTACTGCACCAGCAACTCGTAAACCTATACCCTACCGGCAAGGTGATACGTACTAATGAGCCATTGTACAACGCACTGCATCAGAAAAATCTACAGGGCAACTACTTCATCATAGCTAAAACGATCGATTTAACGAAGTATGATTATGCGGAACTGGTGAAATTCATAAAGGCCGGCAACAACGTGTTCATGTCGGCGTTTGTGTGGGATGGCATTTTGCCCGATACGCTTAAACTGCACACCAATGCCGAGTATGGTAAAAGCAATGTGGCCGTTAACCTAGCAAACCCGCAGCTAAAAAGGGCCGCCAATTACACTTTCCAGCGCGATATATGCAACCAGTATTTTAGCAGGTTTGATACTGCACATGCTGTAGTGTTAGGTCAAAATTCTATGAAGCATGCCAATTACCTCAGCTTTGCTTTTGGTAAGGGGCATTTATATTTGAGCGCTAATCCGCAGCTGTTTACCAATTACAGCTTACTGTCTGATCAGGGTGCCGATTACGCTGCCAAGGCGCTTTCCTATCTGCCAGCAGCAGCTAACGTTTACTGGGACCAGTATCAGAACAAGGATATACCTTTTGATAACTCGCCGTTGCGGGTAATTTTTAGCCATGATAGTTTGCGGTGGGCTTACTACATTAGCTTAATTACTGCTCTTGTATATATTATTTACGAGGCCAAGCGCCGCCAGCGTATCATACTGGTTATAGAACCCCTCCGCAATAACACGCTCGACTTTGTGAACGTAGTGGGCCAGGTTTATTATGAGCAGCGTGATAACAGCAACATTGCGCACAAAAAGATCACTTACCTACTGGAGCATTGGCGCACTGCCTACTATTTAAAAACCAGCGTACTAAATAAGGAATTTACCGATGCCTTAGCGAACAAAACCGGCATTGAGCCAGCCTTTGCCCGCGAACTGGTTAACCTGATTAATTATACCCATGTGCAACACAAAGTAACCGACAGCGAGCTTATTGCACTGAACCAAGCTATAGAAAACTTTTATTCCCAAACCGGAAAATAA
- a CDS encoding MoxR family ATPase: MEEEIFEQRTDLSKLSHAVEQIKATIGKIVVGQQETVDLLIAGILADGHLLIEGVPGVAKTLTAKLIAKAIDAQYSRIQFTPDLMPSDVIGTSVFNPKTTDFEFRRGPVFGNIVLIDEVNRAPAKTQSALFEVMEERQITVDGHVYPLHEPFIILATQNPVEQEGTYRLPEAQLDRFLFKVEVKYPTLEDEIAILTRQHQQKTALQLTDIQPVLSAQDIISIRQQVRELYVEPKLLEFVAKIIHESRNNKSLYLGGSPRASLAIVSGAKALAAMKGRDFVTPEDIIWVAPAVLRHRIMLTPDKEMEGVTPDEVVAQIIQKIEIPR, encoded by the coding sequence ATGGAAGAAGAAATATTTGAACAAAGAACTGATCTGAGCAAACTGAGCCATGCGGTTGAGCAAATTAAAGCCACCATTGGCAAAATAGTAGTAGGTCAGCAGGAGACCGTCGATTTGCTGATTGCCGGCATACTGGCCGATGGCCACCTGCTTATTGAGGGCGTGCCCGGCGTAGCTAAAACCTTAACGGCCAAACTCATTGCCAAAGCTATTGATGCTCAGTACTCCCGCATCCAGTTTACGCCCGATTTAATGCCTTCGGATGTGATAGGCACATCGGTATTCAATCCTAAAACCACTGATTTTGAGTTTAGACGCGGACCTGTATTTGGAAACATTGTACTGATTGACGAGGTGAACAGAGCCCCGGCTAAAACACAGTCGGCCTTGTTTGAGGTGATGGAAGAGCGGCAAATTACAGTAGATGGCCATGTTTACCCTTTGCATGAACCTTTTATTATACTGGCTACCCAAAACCCCGTTGAGCAGGAAGGAACCTACCGCCTGCCAGAGGCGCAATTAGACCGCTTCTTATTTAAAGTTGAGGTAAAGTACCCAACGCTTGAAGACGAGATAGCCATATTAACCCGTCAGCATCAGCAAAAAACTGCACTGCAGCTTACCGATATTCAGCCGGTATTGTCTGCACAGGATATTATCAGCATACGGCAGCAGGTGCGTGAGCTTTATGTGGAACCTAAACTTCTGGAGTTTGTGGCCAAGATTATTCATGAAAGCCGCAACAATAAATCACTTTATTTGGGTGGATCGCCACGAGCTTCACTGGCCATAGTAAGTGGTGCTAAAGCACTTGCCGCTATGAAAGGCCGCGATTTTGTTACACCGGAAGACATTATATGGGTTGCCCCTGCCGTGTTACGGCACCGTATTATGCTTACGCCCGATAAGGAAATGGAAGGCGTTACCCCTGACGAGGTGGTTGCTCAAATAATTCAGAAAATAGAAATACCCCGCTAA
- a CDS encoding DUF58 domain-containing protein produces MKNLISQFYTNLFLTRRLTAALIGCSILFVVSFFMEWLGILPYLFFGALMVLMLLDILLLYRTRNGVFARRQAPDRLSNGDENELAVYIENFYPFTIQAGIIDEIPHQFQKRDIWFKTSVQPRRNKTLTYILKPLKRGEYDFGLIRVFVHSPIGLLSQRYNFKEEEVLPVYPSFLQMRQYELMAISNRLNELGIKKIRRLGNSMEFEQIKTYVPGDDYRDINWKASARQGSLMTNSYTDEKSQQVYCIVDKSRAMKMPFEGLSLLDYAINASLVLSNVALLKEDKAGLITIGERTGAVIPAERKPAHINKILQVLYKEKTRYLETNMEMLYSTVRRVIKQRSLVVFFTNYESLSALQRHLPFLKRIASFHLLLVVFFENTELKKVSQEPAADVEGIYIKTIAEKFAYDKKLIVKELAKHGIQSILTTPQNLTVNAVNRYLELKARQKI; encoded by the coding sequence GTGAAAAACCTCATCAGCCAGTTTTATACCAACTTGTTTTTAACCCGCCGCTTAACGGCGGCGCTGATAGGTTGCAGCATACTATTTGTTGTAAGCTTTTTTATGGAATGGCTGGGCATTTTGCCTTACCTGTTCTTTGGGGCATTGATGGTTTTAATGCTGCTTGATATATTATTGCTATACCGTACCCGCAACGGCGTATTTGCCCGCAGGCAGGCACCCGATCGGCTCAGCAACGGCGATGAGAATGAGCTGGCTGTTTACATAGAAAATTTTTATCCATTCACGATACAAGCAGGCATTATCGACGAAATTCCGCACCAGTTTCAAAAACGCGACATTTGGTTTAAAACCAGCGTTCAACCGCGTAGGAACAAGACATTGACGTATATACTAAAGCCACTTAAACGCGGTGAGTATGATTTTGGATTGATACGTGTGTTTGTGCACTCCCCTATTGGCTTGCTAAGCCAGCGTTATAATTTTAAAGAAGAAGAAGTTTTACCCGTTTACCCCTCTTTTTTACAGATGCGGCAGTATGAGCTGATGGCCATTTCTAACCGACTGAATGAACTGGGGATAAAAAAGATAAGAAGGCTGGGTAACAGCATGGAGTTTGAGCAGATCAAAACTTATGTGCCCGGCGATGATTACCGCGACATCAACTGGAAAGCATCTGCACGCCAAGGCAGCCTCATGACCAATTCTTATACCGACGAGAAATCGCAGCAGGTGTATTGCATTGTTGATAAATCACGGGCTATGAAGATGCCATTTGAAGGGCTAAGCCTGCTTGATTATGCCATTAACGCCAGTTTGGTACTATCTAACGTGGCTTTGCTCAAAGAGGATAAAGCCGGACTTATTACTATAGGTGAACGCACGGGCGCTGTTATACCTGCCGAGCGCAAGCCTGCCCACATAAACAAAATATTGCAAGTACTCTACAAGGAGAAGACACGATACCTGGAAACCAATATGGAAATGTTATACAGCACGGTAAGGCGGGTTATTAAGCAGCGCAGCCTTGTGGTATTCTTCACCAATTACGAAAGCCTCTCGGCCCTGCAACGGCATTTGCCTTTTTTGAAACGGATAGCCAGCTTTCATTTACTGTTGGTGGTGTTTTTTGAGAATACGGAGCTTAAAAAGGTAAGCCAGGAGCCAGCTGCCGATGTGGAGGGCATTTACATAAAAACTATTGCCGAAAAGTTTGCTTATGATAAAAAACTGATTGTTAAAGAATTGGCCAAGCATGGCATACAATCCATACTAACAACGCCACAAAATTTAACAGTGAATGCGGTGAACCGCTATTTGGAACTAAAGGCAAGGCAAAAAATTTAA
- the groL gene encoding chaperonin GroEL (60 kDa chaperone family; promotes refolding of misfolded polypeptides especially under stressful conditions; forms two stacked rings of heptamers to form a barrel-shaped 14mer; ends can be capped by GroES; misfolded proteins enter the barrel where they are refolded when GroES binds): protein MMAKQVKYNVEARDALKRGVDILANAVKVTLGPKGRNVIIDKKFGSPAITKDGVTVAKEIELKDALENMGAQMVKEVASKTADIAGDGTTTATVLAQAIVTAGIKNVAAGANPMDLKRGIDKAVAAVVANLKEQSQAVGDDNNKIKQVASISANNDEVIGTLIADAMGKVGKDGVITVEEAKGTETEVRTVEGMQFDRGYLSPYFVTNADKMEAELDNPYILIYDKKISSMKELLPILEKQVQTGKPLVIISEDLDGEALATLVVNKIRGSLKVAAVKAPGFGDRRKAMLEDLAILTGGTVISEERGYKLENADLTYLGTAEKVVIDKDNTTVINGFGDAENIKARVNQIKAQIETTTSDYDKEKLQERLAKLSGGVAVLYVGAATEVEMKEKKDRVDDALHATRAAVEEGIVAGGGVAFIRAVAALADLQGANEDEKTGIQIIRRAIEEPLRQICENAGIEGSIVVQKVKEGTADFGYNARTDKYENLIGAGVIDPTKVSRVALENAASISSMLLTTECVLADDPEDEKAGAGAPPMGGMGGMM from the coding sequence ATCATGGCAAAACAAGTTAAATACAACGTTGAAGCACGTGACGCTTTAAAACGTGGCGTGGATATTTTAGCTAACGCAGTTAAAGTAACCTTAGGTCCTAAAGGTCGTAACGTTATTATCGACAAAAAATTCGGTTCACCAGCTATTACTAAAGATGGTGTAACTGTGGCTAAAGAAATCGAATTAAAAGATGCTTTAGAAAACATGGGTGCCCAAATGGTGAAAGAAGTAGCCTCAAAAACTGCTGATATTGCAGGTGATGGTACTACTACTGCAACTGTACTGGCTCAGGCAATTGTAACTGCAGGTATTAAAAACGTAGCTGCTGGCGCTAACCCGATGGACCTTAAACGTGGTATTGACAAAGCAGTAGCTGCCGTGGTAGCTAACCTGAAAGAGCAATCACAAGCAGTGGGTGATGACAATAACAAGATTAAACAAGTAGCCAGTATTTCGGCTAACAATGATGAGGTTATTGGTACCCTGATTGCCGACGCAATGGGTAAAGTTGGTAAAGACGGTGTAATTACTGTTGAAGAAGCTAAAGGTACTGAAACCGAAGTTAGAACTGTAGAAGGTATGCAGTTTGACCGTGGTTACCTTTCTCCGTACTTTGTAACCAATGCTGATAAAATGGAAGCAGAACTGGATAATCCTTACATCCTGATCTACGACAAAAAAATTTCTTCAATGAAGGAATTACTTCCAATCCTTGAAAAACAAGTACAAACCGGCAAACCACTGGTTATTATCTCTGAAGATTTAGATGGTGAAGCTTTAGCTACTTTAGTAGTTAACAAAATTCGTGGTTCACTGAAAGTAGCTGCTGTTAAAGCGCCTGGTTTTGGTGACCGTCGTAAAGCTATGTTAGAAGACCTTGCTATCTTGACCGGTGGTACTGTTATTTCTGAAGAGCGTGGTTACAAATTAGAAAATGCAGACCTGACTTACTTAGGTACTGCTGAAAAAGTAGTTATTGACAAAGATAATACTACTGTTATTAACGGTTTTGGTGACGCTGAGAACATTAAAGCTCGCGTAAACCAAATCAAAGCTCAAATTGAAACTACTACATCTGATTACGATAAAGAAAAACTGCAAGAGCGTTTAGCTAAATTATCAGGTGGCGTGGCTGTATTATATGTAGGTGCAGCTACCGAGGTTGAAATGAAAGAGAAAAAAGACCGTGTTGATGATGCATTACACGCAACACGTGCTGCGGTTGAAGAAGGTATCGTTGCTGGTGGTGGTGTAGCCTTTATCCGTGCGGTTGCTGCCTTAGCAGATCTGCAAGGTGCCAATGAAGACGAGAAAACAGGTATCCAAATCATCAGACGTGCTATAGAAGAGCCTTTACGTCAGATTTGCGAAAACGCAGGTATCGAAGGTTCAATCGTTGTTCAAAAAGTAAAAGAAGGCACTGCCGACTTTGGTTACAATGCACGTACCGATAAATACGAGAACCTGATTGGTGCTGGTGTTATCGATCCAACTAAAGTATCACGCGTAGCTTTAGAAAACGCTGCTTCTATTTCATCAATGCTATTAACTACCGAGTGTGTGTTGGCTGATGATCCTGAAGATGAAAAAGCCGGTGCAGGTGCTCCTCCAATGGGCGGCATGGGCGGTATGATGTAA
- a CDS encoding co-chaperone GroES, which translates to MSLNIKPIGDRVVVEAAPAEEKTASGIFIPDTAKEKPQQGTVVAVGDGKKDEPMTVKVGDKVLYSKYGGTEITIDGNEYLMMRESDIYGIL; encoded by the coding sequence ATGTCATTAAACATTAAACCTATTGGCGACAGAGTAGTAGTGGAAGCTGCTCCTGCCGAAGAAAAGACTGCGTCTGGTATCTTCATTCCGGATACTGCTAAAGAAAAACCTCAACAAGGTACTGTAGTAGCTGTTGGTGACGGTAAAAAAGATGAGCCTATGACTGTTAAAGTAGGTGATAAAGTGTTATACAGCAAATACGGCGGTACCGAAATTACAATTGATGGTAATGAGTACCTGATGATGCGTGAATCTGACATTTACGGCATACTGTAA
- the secG gene encoding preprotein translocase subunit SecG has protein sequence MYLVLLIVAILVCILLGVIVLIQNPKGGGLSSNFSSSSQLLGVQKTGDILEKGTWILAIMLMVLSLAVNVAIKSGGTSAGGSEYRDQIQKASKPSGPVGTTAPLSLPAKPADTTKK, from the coding sequence ATGTATTTAGTATTATTAATTGTTGCCATCCTGGTTTGTATACTATTAGGCGTAATTGTATTAATTCAAAACCCTAAAGGTGGCGGCCTGTCTTCAAACTTTTCAAGCTCATCACAGCTATTAGGCGTTCAAAAAACAGGTGATATTCTTGAAAAAGGTACCTGGATCTTGGCTATAATGCTGATGGTATTGTCATTAGCGGTAAACGTAGCTATTAAAAGCGGCGGTACAAGTGCTGGTGGTTCAGAGTACCGGGATCAGATCCAAAAGGCATCTAAGCCGAGCGGTCCGGTTGGTACTACAGCTCCATTGAGCCTGCCTGCTAAACCAGCTGATACAACCAAGAAATAA